From the uncultured Fibrobacter sp. genome, one window contains:
- a CDS encoding TonB-dependent receptor plug domain-containing protein produces MKIYTGIIVLLAALAAMAQEPSASDAVVGDSAKVQGIVFNGVVQDSSFAAGEKLNVEILESGEALQTTVGTPFSVVLPEDTLWNICVTNSDTAGAEKEKCYELVYTGSEGSFSQALGEAFVDESAETKDESVAQGPDSAKVGASAELGRSKPAEPTTAKTEGSGPEAQDSKDSAQAKKPAEDVDVDALLAGGDNTKVTELKKVVVQLRRRPKRKPGESVVTAKSIKRMPGLAEADVIKSVQALPGVVASSDFSSKIYVRGGAADQNLFLFDNAVVYSPVHFFGLFSTFLVEGIDDVQFYKSGFPAQYGNRLSSVLKMDGRAGGQDTVNEWFSKSSLKISTFAAQAHTEGHQGPARWVFAGRTTYIGYMLDLCNAIGILDLELDYEFTDLQGTFMYNFTDDTRIKFSYYVGKDRLSFDPLYMDWGNIAIPLNFYHRFNGNWDYNMTLAFSEFYQTMKISDLMSIEMYLYTFAGKQWLNYRGIANHTITFGYELEYDYERYQEAIATISITDIQKPFHHVAYLQDAWKFAPDYLLQYGMRFNYQTAAEHFGVEPRASFTVNVDENKTVELYGGYYLQYLNSIVYTDQETLNEFYYPATTTTKGKHIKPASSWLFAAEYSQRNIFEDYDATVGVYYKTQNNLNTFQAVLDSNEETASDDFVIADGFGTAEAYSFGYELSLRKDRGWLFGGINWSQSISVAKTHDGSKPYFPSWHQPYALKMDAGINWKGDENSLRKHRKKGRYFRSSVILKYSAGMPISEYLGYYYPEEIGSQQYSDEITVLPGSRNAGRQTDYFRIDVKPIDIGKEDKWNFSWTIINLTDHENMFYTFYDTSKNPPKKTSIAQFPFLPIMVSYEYYF; encoded by the coding sequence TTGAAAATCTATACTGGCATTATCGTTTTGTTGGCGGCTCTTGCCGCCATGGCACAGGAGCCGAGCGCGTCCGATGCCGTTGTTGGAGATTCTGCGAAGGTTCAGGGAATTGTTTTTAACGGCGTGGTGCAGGATTCTTCCTTTGCTGCGGGTGAAAAACTGAATGTGGAAATCCTTGAATCGGGCGAGGCTTTGCAGACGACAGTCGGCACGCCTTTCAGCGTCGTGCTTCCCGAAGATACTCTCTGGAACATTTGCGTTACCAATTCCGATACGGCGGGTGCCGAGAAGGAAAAATGCTACGAACTTGTGTATACGGGCTCCGAAGGCAGTTTCTCGCAGGCATTGGGAGAGGCTTTTGTAGACGAGAGCGCAGAGACGAAAGACGAGAGCGTGGCTCAGGGACCTGATTCCGCCAAGGTCGGTGCCAGTGCTGAGCTCGGCCGAAGCAAGCCTGCCGAACCGACCACTGCCAAGACGGAGGGCTCGGGGCCCGAGGCTCAAGACTCGAAAGATTCTGCACAGGCAAAAAAGCCCGCCGAGGACGTGGATGTGGACGCGCTTCTTGCCGGGGGTGACAACACGAAGGTCACCGAACTCAAGAAAGTCGTGGTGCAGCTGCGTCGCCGTCCCAAGCGCAAGCCGGGCGAATCCGTTGTGACCGCGAAATCTATCAAGCGCATGCCGGGCCTTGCCGAAGCGGACGTCATCAAGAGTGTGCAGGCGCTCCCGGGCGTGGTCGCGAGTTCCGATTTCAGTTCCAAGATTTACGTGCGCGGTGGTGCCGCCGACCAGAACCTCTTCTTGTTCGACAACGCGGTGGTGTATTCCCCGGTGCATTTCTTCGGCCTGTTCAGCACCTTCCTCGTGGAAGGCATCGACGACGTGCAGTTCTACAAGAGCGGTTTCCCGGCGCAGTACGGCAACCGCCTGAGTTCCGTGCTCAAGATGGACGGACGCGCCGGTGGCCAGGACACAGTCAACGAGTGGTTCAGCAAGTCAAGTCTCAAGATAAGCACGTTTGCCGCACAAGCCCACACCGAAGGACACCAGGGCCCGGCCCGCTGGGTGTTTGCAGGACGTACCACCTACATCGGCTACATGCTTGACCTCTGCAATGCTATCGGCATTCTGGACCTGGAACTAGATTACGAATTTACGGACTTGCAGGGCACGTTCATGTACAACTTTACTGACGATACACGCATCAAGTTCAGCTACTATGTGGGTAAGGACCGTCTGAGTTTTGATCCTCTCTACATGGACTGGGGTAACATCGCCATTCCGTTGAATTTCTACCATCGCTTTAACGGGAACTGGGATTACAATATGACTCTCGCATTCAGCGAGTTCTACCAGACCATGAAAATTAGCGATCTCATGTCTATCGAGATGTACCTCTACACCTTTGCCGGTAAGCAGTGGCTGAATTACCGCGGCATTGCTAACCACACGATAACCTTTGGCTACGAATTGGAATACGACTACGAACGTTACCAGGAAGCCATCGCCACGATAAGCATTACCGATATCCAGAAGCCGTTCCACCATGTGGCCTACTTGCAGGATGCCTGGAAGTTTGCTCCCGATTACCTGTTGCAATACGGCATGCGCTTCAATTACCAGACGGCGGCTGAACACTTCGGTGTCGAACCCCGCGCCTCCTTCACGGTCAACGTGGACGAGAACAAGACGGTTGAACTGTACGGTGGCTATTACCTGCAATACTTGAATTCCATCGTCTACACCGACCAGGAAACGCTGAACGAATTCTATTATCCGGCGACGACCACGACCAAGGGCAAGCATATCAAGCCCGCGTCTTCGTGGCTGTTTGCCGCGGAATACAGCCAGCGCAACATCTTCGAGGATTACGATGCGACCGTAGGTGTCTATTACAAGACGCAGAATAACTTGAACACGTTCCAGGCGGTGCTCGACAGCAACGAGGAAACGGCTTCGGACGACTTCGTGATTGCCGACGGGTTCGGCACGGCGGAAGCTTATTCCTTTGGTTACGAACTTTCTCTGCGCAAGGATAGGGGCTGGCTGTTTGGCGGTATCAACTGGAGCCAGAGCATCAGCGTCGCCAAGACTCATGACGGTTCTAAACCCTATTTCCCCAGTTGGCATCAGCCTTACGCGCTCAAGATGGATGCGGGTATCAACTGGAAGGGCGACGAGAACTCTCTCCGGAAACACAGGAAAAAAGGCCGCTATTTCCGCTCTTCCGTGATTCTCAAGTACTCTGCAGGCATGCCTATCAGCGAATACCTGGGCTACTACTATCCCGAAGAAATTGGAAGCCAGCAGTACTCGGACGAAATTACGGTGTTGCCGGGTAGCCGCAATGCCGGGCGCCAGACGGATTACTTCCGCATCGACGTGAAACCGATCGATATTGGAAAAGAAGACAAGTGGAATTTCAGTTGGACGATCATCAACTTGACAGACCACGAAAACATGTTCTACACATTCTACGATACGAGCAAGAACCCTCCCAAGAAGACATCCATCGCGCAGTTCCCCTTTTTACCGATAATGGTTAGCTATGAATATTATTTCTAG
- a CDS encoding DUF3450 family protein, whose product MKTRVLLTVFFLLAGAAFADRSSEIQDLKLEKEKLNSEIQKLNRQIAATDSMLKADDSRYKTLQQRYKADTERRRAEIDSLNAKIRNVAEQLQDERGKQARAKNRSENVAAKRKALRSALSAVCRQLESQVAQTLPWERDTRLDRVKSLTRDIEGGNASEEEAFSRLKSLIAEETRFGDEVAIINSPLTRKNGELINASILRIGNQWMVYSDDNGTVFGSLVRKIENGNIVYEWNEDLNLEERAAVKLAIDVKQAKKPPQVVKLPVSLSVVGGGK is encoded by the coding sequence ATGAAAACAAGAGTATTATTGACTGTATTTTTCCTTTTGGCGGGTGCGGCCTTTGCGGATCGCAGCTCGGAAATTCAGGATCTCAAGCTTGAAAAAGAAAAGCTGAATTCCGAAATCCAGAAGCTGAACCGGCAGATTGCCGCGACGGATTCGATGCTCAAGGCAGACGATTCCCGTTACAAGACGCTGCAGCAGCGTTACAAGGCCGATACGGAGCGCCGCCGTGCCGAAATCGACAGCTTGAACGCGAAAATCCGCAATGTCGCAGAACAGTTGCAAGACGAACGCGGCAAGCAGGCGCGCGCCAAGAACCGTAGCGAAAACGTCGCGGCAAAGCGCAAGGCCTTGCGCTCGGCGCTTTCCGCCGTCTGCCGCCAGCTGGAATCCCAGGTGGCCCAGACGCTCCCCTGGGAACGCGACACGAGGCTCGACCGCGTGAAATCCCTGACCCGCGATATCGAGGGCGGGAACGCCAGCGAAGAAGAAGCGTTTTCTCGCCTCAAGTCGCTTATCGCCGAAGAAACTCGGTTCGGCGACGAGGTGGCGATCATCAACAGCCCGCTCACGCGCAAGAACGGCGAACTCATCAACGCCTCGATATTGCGCATCGGGAACCAGTGGATGGTCTATAGTGACGACAATGGAACTGTTTTCGGTAGCCTTGTGCGCAAAATCGAGAACGGTAATATCGTTTACGAATGGAACGAAGATTTGAACTTGGAAGAACGTGCCGCTGTCAAGCTCGCGATTGATGTAAAGCAGGCGAAAAAGCCGCCTCAGGTCGTGAAGTTGCCGGTGAGCCTCTCTGTTGTGGGAGGTGGAAAATGA
- a CDS encoding MotA/TolQ/ExbB proton channel family protein, protein MRDKRLEARGERLETRDERFDKLTDLNKGPELAEGSVKLLEGFMKVSLVLVLLASSAFAWPWSSKEKKPTAEDQERIKDSLQLEEVRSLQREVETLTRIRLQKADSLEKMEAEHWKKRYAESQLTEEHQAETRELDGRYSKLSTDLGRVNEEVMASKNVTGEAEENAKAEESAYDALNTQVKLSIDKTLGEVTGDYPVGMNGRLLRLKQAAAEADAQNPNTLGAARGYLTDLLLRQELTYTQSYGREVSQVGNRPDVNVNRLRLGTVFLGEVAVDNGEVQALLRSGALQGKVFEWNANLPPEMAANVKQAVTLAPEHTIVNIPLDVLQNKAIKNAITDTKELTWSEELYAFFKKGGIVMYPLALVAIFALLLCLERFLVLSYRGHLSRRFIRKLNGMVKESRYEDAANLCLKKETSLSMVLFAVLNRAREAREDAERSLQEALLREQPKLERRMGLLAAMGTIAPLLGLLGTVTGIITLFTVITEVGTNDARVLAGGISEALVTTETGLVIAIPVMILHGLLSEKIEKVTSEMYVQSTALLNRIFGKETV, encoded by the coding sequence ATGAGAGATAAGAGACTAGAGGCTAGAGGCGAGAGATTAGAGACGAGAGACGAGCGGTTCGACAAGCTCACCGACCTTAATAAGGGCCCTGAGCTTGCCGAAGGGTCCGTCAAGTTGCTCGAAGGTTTTATGAAGGTGTCGTTGGTTTTGGTTCTCCTGGCGTCGTCGGCGTTTGCTTGGCCGTGGTCATCGAAAGAGAAAAAGCCGACTGCTGAAGACCAGGAACGCATCAAGGATTCCCTACAGCTCGAAGAAGTCCGCTCGCTGCAGCGCGAAGTCGAAACGCTGACCCGCATCCGTTTGCAGAAGGCCGACTCGCTCGAAAAAATGGAAGCGGAACACTGGAAAAAGCGCTACGCTGAATCGCAACTGACCGAGGAACACCAGGCAGAAACGCGCGAACTCGATGGCCGCTATTCCAAGCTCTCGACGGACTTGGGCCGCGTCAACGAAGAAGTGATGGCGAGCAAGAACGTGACGGGCGAGGCCGAAGAAAATGCGAAGGCCGAAGAGTCCGCCTACGATGCGCTGAACACGCAGGTGAAGCTTTCTATCGACAAGACGCTCGGCGAGGTGACGGGCGACTATCCCGTGGGCATGAACGGCCGCCTGCTGCGCCTGAAGCAGGCCGCTGCCGAGGCCGATGCGCAGAACCCGAACACGCTGGGTGCTGCCCGCGGTTACCTGACGGATTTGCTTTTGCGCCAGGAACTGACCTACACGCAGTCTTACGGCCGCGAGGTTTCGCAGGTGGGCAACCGCCCCGATGTGAACGTGAACCGCTTGCGTCTCGGTACGGTGTTCCTGGGCGAAGTCGCCGTGGACAATGGCGAAGTGCAGGCATTGCTCCGCTCGGGTGCTTTGCAGGGCAAGGTGTTCGAATGGAATGCAAATCTTCCGCCCGAAATGGCCGCGAACGTGAAGCAGGCCGTGACGCTTGCTCCGGAACACACGATTGTGAACATTCCGCTGGATGTTTTGCAGAACAAGGCAATCAAGAATGCGATTACCGACACGAAGGAACTCACCTGGAGCGAAGAACTTTACGCGTTCTTCAAGAAGGGTGGCATCGTGATGTACCCGCTCGCCCTTGTCGCAATTTTTGCTTTGCTGCTTTGCCTGGAACGCTTCTTGGTGCTTTCTTACCGCGGACATCTGAGCCGCCGCTTTATCCGGAAGCTGAACGGCATGGTGAAGGAATCCCGTTACGAGGATGCGGCAAACCTTTGCCTCAAGAAGGAAACGAGCCTTTCGATGGTGCTGTTCGCCGTGCTCAATCGCGCCCGCGAAGCGCGCGAAGATGCCGAGCGCTCCTTGCAGGAGGCCCTGCTCCGCGAACAGCCGAAACTTGAACGCCGCATGGGCTTGCTTGCCGCCATGGGGACGATTGCTCCGCTGCTCGGCCTTTTGGGTACGGTGACGGGTATCATCACGCTCTTTACCGTGATTACCGAAGTGGGTACGAACGACGCGCGTGTGCTTGCCGGCGGTATTTCCGAAGCCCTCGTGACTACGGAGACCGGCCTTGTCATCGCCATCCCCGTGATGATCCTGCACGGCCTCCTGAGCGAAAAGATTGAAAAAGTCACTAGCGAAATGTATGTGCAAAGTACAGCCCTTTTAAACCGCATTTTTGGAAAGGAGACCGTTTAA
- a CDS encoding GIY-YIG nuclease family protein, translating to MYILKCSDGSFYTGSTRDLEKRVMEHNMGMGANYTRKHLPVELVYFEEFQRVDDAYAREKQVQGWTRSKKEALIKGQFGKLTDLSKSTLAKHSAVGKN from the coding sequence ATGTACATACTAAAGTGTTCTGACGGCTCTTTCTACACAGGTAGTACAAGAGACTTGGAAAAGCGTGTTATGGAACATAACATGGGCATGGGAGCAAATTATACTCGAAAGCATCTTCCTGTAGAACTTGTTTATTTTGAGGAGTTTCAAAGGGTTGATGACGCTTATGCGAGGGAAAAGCAAGTGCAAGGTTGGACTCGCTCTAAAAAAGAGGCTTTGATCAAGGGTCAGTTCGGCAAGCTCACTGACCTTTCAAAAAGCACTTTGGCTAAACATTCTGCTGTGGGAAAAAATTGA
- a CDS encoding MotA/TolQ/ExbB proton channel family protein, producing MNNSFYIFIESLKNTYEAGGVVMLPILLAGVVGFYFLFSGWFRIGSDFFRKDIHKVIKRMRLDLNGGIEEYEKNAEPPSVEKALRRLRKRGGLLGRELCYAIEVAKDNPEGFRDYMQVRLAKTVRYMEQGNHVVSVMASAAPLLGLLGTVTGMVSTFEVITLYGNQNPVLMADGISEALISTQSGLLVAFPLTLLKQRLDERVEILRQKMELGATVIENYFVEKQDR from the coding sequence TTGAACAACTCCTTCTACATATTCATCGAATCGTTGAAGAACACGTACGAAGCAGGCGGCGTGGTGATGCTCCCTATTCTCTTGGCGGGTGTCGTTGGCTTCTACTTCTTGTTCTCCGGTTGGTTCCGTATCGGTAGCGACTTCTTCCGCAAGGATATCCACAAGGTCATCAAGCGCATGCGTCTTGACCTGAACGGTGGAATCGAGGAATACGAGAAGAACGCCGAGCCGCCGAGCGTTGAGAAGGCCCTGCGCAGGCTTCGCAAGCGTGGCGGGCTCCTCGGTAGGGAACTTTGCTATGCGATCGAGGTGGCGAAAGATAATCCGGAAGGCTTCCGTGACTACATGCAGGTGCGCCTCGCCAAGACGGTGCGCTACATGGAGCAAGGGAACCATGTTGTCTCCGTGATGGCGTCTGCCGCTCCGCTACTTGGCTTGCTTGGCACGGTGACCGGTATGGTGTCGACCTTCGAAGTGATTACGCTGTACGGCAACCAGAACCCCGTGCTCATGGCCGATGGCATCTCCGAAGCGTTGATTTCGACGCAGAGCGGGCTTTTGGTGGCTTTCCCGTTGACCCTTTTGAAACAGCGCCTAGACGAACGTGTAGAAATTTTGCGCCAGAAAATGGAACTCGGCGCGACGGTGATAGAAAACTATTTTGTGGAGAAGCAGGACCGCTAA
- a CDS encoding biopolymer transporter ExbD: MEFNLPRRKQKDMGIEMGPLMDIVFILLIFFVVTSSFTRETGVDVTKPQAQSASQLEKENLLIAITREGTIHMNERQVDLASLQDILKQSLAKAPDREAVVIADKGSETGVLVQVIDMCNLAGVKKVSIAAQAE; encoded by the coding sequence ATGGAATTCAATTTGCCGAGAAGAAAACAGAAGGATATGGGCATAGAGATGGGCCCGCTGATGGACATCGTGTTCATCTTGCTCATCTTTTTCGTGGTGACGTCCTCGTTTACCCGCGAGACCGGTGTCGACGTGACCAAGCCGCAGGCGCAGTCCGCAAGCCAGCTCGAAAAGGAGAACCTGCTCATCGCCATCACGCGCGAGGGTACGATCCACATGAACGAGCGTCAGGTGGACCTTGCGAGCTTGCAGGACATTTTGAAACAATCGCTCGCGAAGGCGCCAGACCGCGAAGCCGTGGTGATTGCTGACAAGGGATCCGAAACGGGCGTGCTCGTGCAGGTGATTGATATGTGTAATTTGGCTGGAGTGAAGAAGGTGTCGATCGCGGCGCAGGCGGAATAG
- a CDS encoding energy transducer TonB — MFRWIKKLVKRFSILLAAILASALLVFSVTMANLFLTGKVFHEKKYVKTEVSVKKVEEVEKKIEKKKPARKPNRQRSNSRSPKAGPRLAMNLGAVSGTAGAAISDELVADFRGGALSTEKGDVDKKPESRAMPNFQVPPQIRDREVDAMLRLSFCVDVSGKAYDIKVVEESPAGSGLAQAGREALGRMTFSPAEKGGKAVPFCGMEQPFEVKFRD; from the coding sequence ATGTTTAGATGGATTAAAAAACTGGTAAAGCGTTTTAGCATTCTGCTTGCGGCGATTCTCGCGAGTGCTTTGCTCGTGTTCTCCGTGACGATGGCGAACTTGTTTTTGACGGGCAAGGTGTTCCACGAAAAGAAGTACGTGAAAACCGAGGTCTCCGTGAAAAAAGTCGAGGAAGTCGAGAAGAAAATCGAGAAGAAGAAGCCTGCACGCAAGCCGAACCGCCAGCGTTCCAATTCCCGCTCGCCGAAGGCGGGCCCGCGCTTAGCGATGAACTTGGGGGCTGTCTCGGGTACGGCCGGTGCCGCCATCAGCGACGAACTGGTTGCCGATTTCCGCGGGGGCGCGCTGTCGACCGAGAAGGGCGACGTGGACAAGAAGCCCGAAAGCCGCGCGATGCCGAATTTCCAGGTGCCGCCGCAGATTCGCGATCGCGAAGTCGATGCGATGCTGCGGCTGAGTTTCTGCGTGGACGTGAGCGGCAAGGCGTACGATATCAAGGTTGTCGAGGAATCCCCGGCGGGCTCGGGGCTCGCCCAGGCCGGCCGGGAGGCTCTTGGCCGTATGACGTTCTCTCCGGCAGAGAAGGGAGGCAAGGCCGTGCCCTTCTGCGGGATGGAACAGCCGTTTGAGGTGAAGTTTAGAGATTAG
- a CDS encoding tetratricopeptide repeat protein produces MIFGKFLNVFYGLQKRSKFCLLPTSYFLLLFSLATSAFAAQSSYDLMERANALYREGKFKQAITLYRKAESRGADPVATSFNIANSYYQSGMYPEAAASYRKAVDFSNGAFSPALFNMASVYFRLRQYPECVAAYHRALKLEPENVSGWLYLGEAYSKTGDAVGALRAIEKAYQFDKDDISIVYQLSEANIALNDFDRAVSVIREGYAAHPDEVDFLVYLGDVYRLNKKYEESAGAYREALGVRPDDTATMYKLADVLAEDDKPFVAMDVLNNIVNIKPDFTDAAIFLGNLAYDAKFYDRAESAYDLAAKQGNAEAVFGFKNMAYDAHAEKRDAEALRLLRVAQKYFPDDVTIQADILEFESN; encoded by the coding sequence ATGATTTTCGGAAAGTTCCTGAATGTTTTTTATGGATTACAGAAGCGTTCTAAGTTCTGTTTACTTCCTACTTCCTACTTCCTACTTCTGTTTTCCCTTGCCACGTCTGCATTCGCCGCGCAATCTTCCTACGACCTGATGGAACGTGCAAACGCCCTTTATCGCGAGGGCAAATTCAAGCAGGCCATCACGCTTTACCGCAAGGCGGAATCCCGCGGGGCCGACCCCGTCGCCACCAGTTTCAACATCGCGAATAGCTATTACCAGAGCGGCATGTATCCTGAGGCCGCCGCCTCTTACCGCAAAGCTGTCGATTTTTCGAACGGGGCTTTTTCTCCCGCACTTTTCAACATGGCGAGCGTGTACTTTAGGCTGCGCCAGTATCCCGAATGTGTGGCGGCGTACCACCGCGCGTTGAAACTGGAGCCGGAAAACGTTTCCGGCTGGCTTTACTTAGGCGAAGCCTACAGTAAAACAGGCGACGCGGTCGGCGCGCTCCGCGCCATTGAAAAGGCTTACCAGTTCGACAAGGACGACATCAGCATTGTTTACCAGCTTTCTGAGGCGAACATCGCGCTGAACGATTTTGACCGCGCCGTATCCGTCATCCGTGAGGGCTATGCGGCCCATCCCGACGAAGTTGACTTCCTCGTGTATTTGGGCGATGTCTACCGCCTGAACAAAAAATACGAAGAAAGCGCCGGCGCTTATCGCGAGGCTTTAGGCGTCCGTCCCGACGATACGGCGACCATGTACAAGTTGGCCGATGTCCTCGCCGAAGATGATAAACCGTTCGTGGCGATGGATGTGCTGAACAACATAGTGAACATCAAGCCCGACTTTACCGATGCCGCGATTTTCCTCGGGAACCTCGCTTACGATGCGAAGTTCTATGATCGCGCCGAATCGGCCTACGACTTGGCCGCCAAGCAGGGCAATGCCGAAGCCGTTTTCGGTTTCAAGAACATGGCCTACGATGCCCATGCCGAAAAGCGCGATGCCGAAGCCCTGCGCCTGTTGCGTGTCGCGCAGAAATATTTCCCCGATGATGTCACCATCCAAGCTGACATCTTGGAGTTTGAGAGTAATTAG
- a CDS encoding serine hydrolase: MHFDDYSIKKLLQQAESENVFHKAVAGFILPDGSVRTVALNTPENTVFDIASLTKVCPTSTLALSYILEGKLDIDTKVVDFIPELQTNYREDIRIFHLLTHSLDYRVPMKTLRELPPEGILNALYTYQFAKAPGEDFNYGNPASVLLGIILQRLAGADLQQQGRERFFEPLGMTRSGWDPLSRDWNPVPKNEIAPTEFCNFRGREIQGEIHDESAWVLRKLFPVGSAGMFSCVPDLLKFVQMVMNDEPKGILDLVSRNAFTRENATKFMPAGATAAEGACTALGWELAQSKFMGSHISPRTFGKTGFTGASIVCDPIAGAAVILLSDFTYPHREPNADRIHAFRACLADAFFGKL; this comes from the coding sequence ATGCATTTTGACGATTACAGTATCAAAAAACTTCTCCAGCAGGCCGAATCGGAGAACGTGTTCCACAAGGCGGTCGCGGGGTTCATCTTGCCCGACGGGTCGGTACGCACCGTAGCCCTCAATACCCCCGAAAACACCGTATTCGACATTGCAAGTCTCACGAAGGTATGCCCCACATCGACGCTTGCACTATCGTACATTCTCGAAGGCAAACTTGACATCGATACGAAGGTCGTCGACTTCATACCGGAATTACAGACAAACTACCGCGAAGACATCCGCATTTTCCACCTGCTCACGCACAGTCTTGATTACCGCGTGCCAATGAAGACCCTGCGCGAGCTCCCACCCGAAGGGATCCTGAATGCGCTGTACACGTACCAATTTGCAAAGGCGCCCGGCGAAGATTTCAACTACGGGAACCCGGCAAGCGTGCTCCTGGGAATCATACTGCAGCGGCTGGCGGGTGCGGACCTGCAACAGCAGGGCCGCGAGCGGTTCTTTGAACCGCTCGGCATGACGCGTAGCGGCTGGGACCCGCTGAGCCGCGACTGGAATCCGGTACCCAAAAACGAAATTGCACCGACGGAGTTCTGCAACTTCCGCGGCCGCGAAATCCAGGGAGAAATCCACGACGAGAGCGCCTGGGTGCTGCGCAAACTATTCCCGGTCGGGAGCGCAGGCATGTTCAGCTGCGTGCCCGACCTGCTCAAGTTCGTGCAGATGGTGATGAACGACGAGCCGAAGGGAATCCTCGACCTAGTAAGCCGAAACGCCTTTACCCGCGAAAATGCTACCAAGTTCATGCCCGCGGGCGCCACTGCCGCGGAGGGCGCCTGCACAGCCTTGGGCTGGGAACTTGCCCAGAGCAAGTTCATGGGGTCGCATATCTCACCCCGCACCTTCGGCAAGACGGGTTTCACCGGCGCAAGCATCGTCTGCGACCCCATCGCAGGCGCCGCAGTCATCCTGCTCAGCGATTTTACTTACCCGCACCGCGAACCGAACGCCGACCGCATCCACGCCTTCCGCGCATGCCTCGCCGATGCATTTTTTGGGAAACTATAG
- a CDS encoding NUDIX domain-containing protein, with translation MQEEQIDILNPDGTPAGYSCGRTRVHAEGLWHRTVHVWVFNGEGKILFQLRSHLKENNPNLLDTSCAGHISAGDTSKNAAIRELREELGLNKSPEDLEFLFVAIHENALNGGTYIDNEYYDTYRTSVTDEEAAHLVPQPGEVDDFVWMTLDEFFALHAQNPEKFVEHPKDYGWLGVLRGRN, from the coding sequence ATGCAAGAAGAACAGATAGACATATTGAATCCGGACGGCACCCCTGCGGGCTATTCCTGTGGCCGCACCCGCGTGCATGCTGAAGGTCTGTGGCACCGTACCGTACACGTTTGGGTGTTCAACGGCGAAGGAAAAATCCTTTTCCAGTTGCGCAGTCACCTCAAGGAGAACAACCCGAACCTGCTGGACACTAGCTGCGCGGGCCATATCTCGGCAGGGGATACCAGCAAGAATGCTGCCATCCGTGAACTTCGCGAAGAACTCGGCCTGAACAAATCCCCAGAAGACCTCGAGTTCCTCTTTGTGGCAATCCACGAGAATGCGCTGAATGGCGGAACCTATATTGACAACGAGTATTATGATACGTACCGTACGAGCGTTACCGACGAAGAAGCCGCCCATTTGGTGCCGCAACCTGGCGAAGTGGACGATTTCGTCTGGATGACTCTGGATGAGTTTTTCGCATTACATGCGCAAAATCCCGAAAAATTCGTTGAGCATCCAAAGGACTATGGCTGGCTGGGTGTTTTACGGGGGCGCAATTAG